From Brassica oleracea var. oleracea cultivar TO1000 chromosome C3, BOL, whole genome shotgun sequence, a single genomic window includes:
- the LOC106330779 gene encoding uncharacterized protein LOC106330779, whose amino-acid sequence MCKGFGSTLIGPALQWYINLPTRSISSFASLSDNFVEQFASSRSLEKISDGLYEILQHRVKPLRDYIARFNQEKVAVLECSIPTAISAIKRALLPDGGLYKELTMYPCKTMEDMLSRAWAQVKWEENVASRAKAQPKQDQKSARSDQGNRDERSSQRATKDSRNRNQGRFQYRPLEKEEGMSVSTWPDISHLSISTPELVNVLSQMGQQVKWPQKMKAPDSFRNPGLWCDFHRDHGHKTEDCVALRIEDEILAPHHDALVISLTVANCLVKRILVDNGSSSNIIFQTAYQDLRLEERVLTRKITPLIGFSGEVKQTAGEVTLLVYAKGINMSTKFLVVGSQSGYNMILGRPWIRDMGAVPSTLHQMVKFPAPWGIRIIKGDQENSRSCYQTALKGKTKVLQSGTPHGSRQLPTDGLANEEVGHKQREKTSSEIIPDGSGAEGNTGHESPIARESTEAGARDKSWSRSPDPREKQYPPTERGTTRQANRHEVHLPGGKRHMGPQNQEDWSRPRSAARDRSKKEESSSRGTQPNSETEPTGYITKVKHGLTTGVPRKLMSCAVSGP is encoded by the exons ATGTGCAAAGGCTTTGGCTCCACTCTGATAGGACCTGCCCTACAATGGTACATCAACCTACCCACCAGGTCCATATCCTCTTTTGCGAGCCTCAGCGACAACTTTGTGGAGCAATTCGCAAGTAGTAGGAGCCTGGAGAAGATTTCAGACGGTCTCTACGAGATTCTTCAGCATCGGGTAAAACCCCTGCGAGATTACATAGCCCGCTTCAACCAAGAAAAGGTGGCAGTTCTCGAGTGCAGCATTCCTACCGCGATCTCTGCCATCAAAAGGGCCCTGCTTCCAGACGGGGGCCTCTACAAAGAACTAACCATGTATCCCTGCAAGACCATGGAAGACATGTTATCCCGGGCCTGGGCGCAAGTGAAGTGGGAAGAAAACGTCGCTAGCCGCGCTAAGGCCCAGCCGAAGCAGGACCAAAAGTCGGCCCGATCGGATCAAGGAAATCGGGATGAAAGATCCTCCCAAAGAGCGACCAAGGACTCCAGGAACAGAAACCAGGGCAGGTTCCAGTACCGACCCCTGGAAAAGGAAGAAGGAATGTCGGTATCCACTTGGCCAGACATCTCCCATCTCTCGATATCCACACCGGAGCTAGTCAACGTCTTGAGCCAGATGGGCCAACAGGTCAAGTGGCCTCAAAAGATGAAGGCACCTGACTCGTTCCGGAACCCTGGCCTCTGGTGCGACTTCCATCGCGACCACGGTCATAAAACTGAAGACTGCGTCGCTCTAAGGATCGAG GATGAGATCCTGGCTCCCCACCACGATGCCCTGGTCATCTCGCTCACCGTAGCAAACTGCTTGGTAAAAAGAATACTAGTGGACAATGGTAGCTCTAGCAACATCATCTTCCAGACTGCTTACCAGGACCTAAGGCTGGAGGAGAGAGTCCTGACGCGCAAAATAACTCCACTCATCGGATTCAGCGGCGAAGTCAAGCAAACAGCCGGAGAGGTCACTCTCCTAGTGTACGCTAAAGGGATCAACATGTCTACCAAGTTCTTGGTCGTCGGCAGTCAATCAGGATACAACATGATCCTAGGAAGACCCTGGATTCGCGACATGGGAGCAGTCCCTTCAACCCTTCATCAAATGGTGAAATTCCCTGCACCATGGGGCATCAGAATAATCAAAGGAGATCAGGAGAATTCTCGATCCTGCTACCAGACCGCCTTAAAGGGGAAGACCAAG GTCCTCCAAAGCGGTACCCCGCATGGATCTCGCCAGCTACCAACCGATGGTCTCGCAAATGAAGAAGTGGGGCATAAGCAACGTGAGAAGACCTCCTCTGAAATCATACCGGATGGATCTGGGGCAGAGG GAAACACTGGCCACGAATCCCCAATAGCAAGAGAATCTACAGAAGCTGGGGCACGAGACAAGTCTTGGTCACGGTCCCCGGACCCAAGGGAGAAGCAGTACCCACCAACGGAGAGAGGGACGACGCGCCAAGCAAACCGGCATGAAGTCCACCTCCCAGGAGGAAAGCGACATATGGGTCCACAGAACCAAGAGGACTGGTCCCGACCACGGAGTGCTGCCAGGGACCGCAGCAAGAAAGAGGAATCCTCCAGCAGGGGCACTCAACCAAATAGCGAAACAGAGCCTACGGGCTACATAACAAAGGTAAAACATGGCCTAACCACCGGGGTACCTCGCAAGCTGATGTCTTGTGCGGTCTCCGGACCATGA